The following proteins are co-located in the Manihot esculenta cultivar AM560-2 chromosome 9, M.esculenta_v8, whole genome shotgun sequence genome:
- the LOC122724616 gene encoding U1 small nuclear ribonucleoprotein 70 kDa-like, which produces MRRIKRGGTAPRCAEVGETKKNEDRQKRTNEQEDRATRRKDRRGRESRSDGAAREGEKALGREAKRGPGPTRRIKRGGTAPRCAEVGEAKKNEDHQKRTNEQEDRATRQKDRRGRESRSDGAAREGEKALGREAKRGPGPTRRIKRGGTAPRCAEVGEAKKNEDRQKRMNEQEDRATRRKDRRGRESRSDGAAREGEKALGREAKRGQGKARYGHGAHALDGVGRDGAAPRRGGGSVCVI; this is translated from the exons ATGCGCCGGATAAAGAGGGGCGGGACGGCGCCGCGCTGCGCTGAGGTGGGGGAAAC aaagaaaaatgaagatcgccaAAAGCGGACGAACGAGCAAGAAGATagggccacgagacggaaagacaggcgggggagggagtcTCGCAGCGACGGAGCAGCACGGGAAGGGGAGAAGGCACTGGGACGAGAGGCGAAGAGGGGGCCGGGGCCCACGCGTCGGATAAAGAGGGGTGGGACGGCGCCGCGCTGCGCTGAGGTGGGGGAAGC aaagaaaaatgaagatcacCAAAAGCGGACGAACGAGCAAGAAGATAGGGCCACGAGACAgaaagacaggcgggggagggagtcTCGCAGCGACGGAGCAGCACGGGAAGGGGAGAAGGCACTgggacgggaggcgaagagggggccggggcccacgcgccggatAAAGAGGGGCGGGACGGCGCCGCGCTGCGCTGAGGTGGGGGAAGC aaagaaaaatgaagatcgccaAAAGCGGATGAACGAGCAAGAAGACagggccacgagacggaaagacaggcgggggagggagtcTCGCAGTGACGGAGCAGCACGGGAAGGGGAGAAGGCACTgggacgggaggcgaagagggggcaggggAAGGCACGGTATGGGCACGGGGCCCACGCGCTGGATGGAGTGGGGCGGGACGGCGCCGCACCGCGCCGAGGTGGGGGAAGCGTATGTGTGATTTGA